In Fusarium falciforme chromosome 9, complete sequence, the following are encoded in one genomic region:
- a CDS encoding Branchpoint-bridging protein has product MTSEQPDAYAVIFRVDEITEQFRADQVVSTDRPWSPSPPPEHDSTGKRMNSQEQPYSRCIEEEGNQLRPPYDYRRPVTKTSDKVYLPVTDFPPVKFIGQILGSRGSSLKAMSAESGANIVLRGKGSVKEGRGRACLSTADHDREPLHCLITADSHHKVEQAKKLIHNVIETATSTPEPDNQRKIHQLRDLAIMNGTFRDDES; this is encoded by the exons ATGACGAGCGAGCAACCTGATGCCTACGCGGTCATCTTTCGTGTTGACGAGATCACAGAACAATTCCGTGCCGACCAAGTCGTTTCGACTGACAGGCCCTGGTCTCCATCGCCTCCGCCCGAACATGACAGTACCGGCAAACGCATGAACAGTCAGGAGCAACCGTATAGCAGGTGTATCGAGGAGGAAGGAAATCAGCTG CGTCCGCCATACGACTATCGCCGACCGGTGACCAAGACCAGCGACAAGGTCTACCTTCCGGTTACCGACTTTCCGCCAGTCAAATTCATCGGCCAAATCCTCGGTTCACGCGGGAGCAGCCTCAAGGCTATGAGCGCTGAATCCGGTGCCAACATTGTCCTCCGCGGTAAGGGTTCTGTCAAGGAAGGCAGAGGAAGGGCATGTCTGAGTACGGCTGACCATGACAGGGAGCCTCTACATTGCCTGATTACCGCAGACTCCCACCACAAGGTTGaacaggccaagaagctcatccaTAATGTTATTGAGACAGCGACATCTACCCCCGAGCCTGACAACCAGCGAAAGATCCACCAGCTTCGTGACCTCGCTATCATGAACGGCACCTTTCGAGATGATGAGAGTTGA